Proteins co-encoded in one Prunus persica cultivar Lovell chromosome G6, Prunus_persica_NCBIv2, whole genome shotgun sequence genomic window:
- the LOC18774933 gene encoding lysine-specific demethylase JMJ25 isoform X1, with protein MDQPRSGNGEENVGIPDDLRCKRSDGKQWRCTAMSMPDKTVCEKHYIQAKKRAANSAMRANLKKAKRKSLGETEIYLESKSDDFDVPLASMKSQDKKYMDKASKNHFRYSPESPPTRGLSMRNPPKPNDERDLEQYEESWRSYKSPPVSALESSRNRPQRSFDANAMTVSEGSESSEETGGQTCHQCRRNDRDTVIWCLRCDRRGYCDSCISTWYSDIPLEDIQRSCPACRGTCNCRVCLRRDNLVKVRIREIPVLDKLQYLHRLLSSVLPIVKQIHQEQCFEVELEKKLRGTDIDLVRTKLNADEQMCCNFCRIPIIDYHWHCSNCAYDVCLHCCRDLREASMPGVEGEVEDNQISEKSQEKETKLQQPKLSKVRLNLSDKFSDWKANSDGSIPCPPKEYGGCGYSSLNLSRIFKMNWVAKLVKNAEEMVSGCRVNDAVSVENFGHDDPRICQYAHREDNNNFLYCPSSEDLKSDGIDHFKRHWLSGEPIIVKQVFDSSSISSWDPMVIWKGIRETADEKLKDEDRMVKAIDFFDWSEVDVELGQFIKGYSEGRINENGCPEMLKLKDWPSPSASEEFLLYQRPEFISKLPLLEFIHSKFGLLNVAAKLPHYSLQNDVGPKIFMSYGTYEELSGGNSVTNLHFNMRDMVYLLVHACEVKPKGLQKTKIKSTQKSLEESEVKESPGDLKMGLGEDTNPDLSLLSQSVENDYGARSDTDKDESVADHGHETTPTVEGDTRSCELSEREGGDVSEKTHMGVLWDVYRRKDVPKLTEYLRMHWKEFGKLNSETYNFVTWPLYDGTLFLNGYHKRKLKEEFGIEPWSFEQHLGQAVFIPAGCPFQVRNLQSTVQLGLDFLSPESLGEAVRLADEIRCLPNDHEAKLQVLEVGQGKFYLEVGKISLYAASSAIKEIQKLVLDPKFGAELGFEDPNLTAAVSENLEKMIKRRQITCT; from the exons ATGGATCAACCACGTTCCGGTAATGGTGAGGAAAATGTTGGGATTCCGGATGATTTGCGATGCAAGAGATCAGATGGAAAACAGTGGAGGTGTACCGCTATGTCTATGCCAGATAAAACCGTGTGTGAAAAACACTATATCCAGGCAAAGAAGAGAGCAGCTAATTCTGCAATGCGAGctaatttgaaaaaagccaagaGGAAATCGTTAGGTGAAACTGAAATTTACTTGGAGAGCAAGAGTGATGATTTTGATGTACCGCTTGCAAGCATGAAATCACAGGATAAAAAGTACATGGATAAGGCATCAAAAAATCATTTTCGCTATTCACCTGAGTCACCACCTACGAGGGGTTTATCCATGCGGAATCCTCCAAAACCAAATGATGAGAGAGACTTGGAACAGTACGAGGAAAGTTGGAGGTCTTATAAGTCACCACCTGTTTCTGCATTGGAATCATCCAGGAACAGACCACAGAGGAGTTTTGATGCTAATGCTATGACAGTATCG GAAGGCTCAGAATCCTCAGAAGAAACTGGTGGCCAAACTTGCCATCAGTGTCGGAGGAATGATAGGGACacagtcatttggtgcctcAGGTGTGATAGAAGAGGATACTGTGACAGCTGTATTTCAACATG GTACTCGGACATCCCATTAGAAGATATTCAGAGGTCTTGTCCTGCATGTCGTGGTACTTGTAATTGCAGAGTGTGCCTGCGTAGAGATAATTTGGTAAAG GTAAGGATAAGGGAGATCCCTGTTCTAGACAAGTTGCAATATCTCCACCGCCTGCTGTCTTCAGTACTTCCTATAGTTAAGCAAATCCATCAAGAACAGTGCTTTGAAGTAGAGCTCGAAAAAAAGCTTCGTG GAACCGATATAGATCTTGTCCGGACAAAATTGAATGCAGATGAGCAGATGTGCtg CAATTTCTGTAGGATTCCCATTATTGATTATCATTGGCACTGTTCCAATTGTGCATATGATGTATGCCTTCACTGTTGTCGAGATCTTCGAGAAGCATCTATGCCTGGCGTTGAAGGAGAAGTGGAAGATAACCAGATTAGTGAGAAAagtcaagaaaaagaaaccaagTTGCAGCAACCAAAACTGTCTAAAGTTAGACTAAATTTATCTGACAAGTTTTCTGACTGGAAAGCCAACAGTGATGGAAGTATTCCTTGCCCTCCAAAGGAGTATGGTGGCTGTGGTTATTCATCGTTGAATTTAAGCCGCATCTTTAAGATGAACTGGGTTGCAAAACTTGTCAAAAATGCAGAGGAGATGGTCAGTGGCTGTAGGGTTAATGACGCTGTCAGCGTAGAGAATTTTGGGCATGATGATCCAAGAATTTGCCAGTATGCTCATAGAGAGGAcaacaataattttttgtacTGCCCTTCATCTGAAGATCTTAAATCTGATGGAATTGACCATTTTAAAAGGCATTGGCTCAGTGGTGAGCCCATCATTGTTAAGCAGGTGTTTGATAGCTCATCAATTTCAAGCTGGGATCCGATGGTTATATGGAAAGGGATTCGGGAGACAGCAGATGAGAAATTGAAGGATGAGGACAGAATGGTGAAGGCCATAGATTTCTTTGACTGGTCTGAG GTCGATGTTGAACTTGGTCAGTTCATCAAAGGGTACTCCGAGGGACGAATTAATGAAAATGGTTGCccagaaatgttgaaattaAAGGACTGGCCTTCTCCCAGCGCATCTGAAGAGTTCTTATTATATCAGAGACCTGAATTTATCAGCAAACTGCCTTTACTTGAGTTTATTCACTCCAAGTTTGGTCTTTTAAATGTTGCTGCAAAATTGCCACACTATTCTTTGCAAAATGACGTTGGACCTAAGATTTTTATGTCTTATGGGACCTATGAGGAACTTAGTGGAGGCAACTCCGTGACTAATCTCCATTTCAATATGCGTGACATG GTATATCTGCTGGTGCATGCATGTGAGGTGAAGCCAAAAGGTTTGCAGAAGACAAAGATTAAGAGCACACAAAAATCCTTGGAGGAATCTGAAGTTAAAGAATCACCTGGGGATCTGAAAATGGGTTTGGGAGAAGATACGAATCCTGATCTATCACTTCTTAGTCAGAGTGTTGAGAATGATTATGGGGCAAGGTCGGATACAGATAAAGATGAGAGTGTGGCAGATCATGGGCATGAAACTACTCCAACTGTTGAAGGGGACACCAGAAGTTGTGAACTGTCAGAAAGAGAGGGTGGAGATGTCTCTGAAAAAACTCATATGGGAGTTCTTTGGGATGTTTACCGTCGGAAGGATGTTCCAAAGTTGACCGAGTATCTGAGAATGCATTGGAAAGAATTTGGGAAGCTCAACAGTGAAACATATAATTTT GTAACGTGGCCCCTTTATGATGGAACATTGTTCCTGAATGGgtatcataaaagaaaactgaaGGAAGAATTTG GAATTGAGCCATGGTCCTTTGAACAGCATTTGGGGCAAGCTGTTTTTATCCCTGCTGGATGCCCTTTTCAAGTCAGGAATCTTCAG TCAACTGTTCAGCTGGGTCTTGATTTCTTATCTCCTGAAAGCCTCGGTGAGGCTGTAAGACTAGCTGATGAAATCCGCTGTCTTCCAAATGACCATGAAGCAAAGCTGCAAGTGTTGGAGGTTGGACAAGGGAAATTTTACTTAGAA GTAGGAAAGATATCACTTTATGCAGCAAGTTCAGCTATTAAGGAGATTCAGAAATTGGTACTTGATCCAAA ATTCGGCGCAGAGCTTGGATTTGAAGATCCAAATTTGACTGCAGCAGTTTCTGAGAATTTGGAGAAAATGATTAAGCGAAGACAGATCACTTGTACTTGA
- the LOC18774933 gene encoding lysine-specific demethylase JMJ25 isoform X2 translates to MDQPRSGNGEENVGIPDDLRCKRSDGKQWRCTAMSMPDKTVCEKHYIQAKKRAANSAMRANLKKAKRKSLGETEIYLESKSDDFDVPLASMKSQDKKYMDKASKNHFRYSPESPPTRGLSMRNPPKPNDERDLEQYEESWRSYKSPPVSALESSRNRPQRSFDANAMTVSEGSESSEETGGQTCHQCRRNDRDTVIWCLRCDRRGYCDSCISTWYSDIPLEDIQRSCPACRGTCNCRVCLRRDNLVKVRIREIPVLDKLQYLHRLLSSVLPIVKQIHQEQCFEVELEKKLRGTDIDLVRTKLNADEQMCCNFCRIPIIDYHWHCSNCAYDVCLHCCRDLREASMPGVEGEVEDNQISEKSQEKETKLQQPKLSKVRLNLSDKFSDWKANSDGSIPCPPKEYGGCGYSSLNLSRIFKMNWVAKLVKNAEEMVSGCRVNDAVSVENFGHDDPRICQYAHREDNNNFLYCPSSEDLKSDGIDHFKRHWLSGEPIIVKQVFDSSSISSWDPMVIWKGIRETADEKLKDEDRMVKAIDFFDWSEVDVELGQFIKGYSEGRINENGCPEMLKLKDWPSPSASEEFLLYQRPEFISKLPLLEFIHSKFGLLNVAAKLPHYSLQNDVGPKIFMSYGTYEELSGGNSVTNLHFNMRDMVYLLVHACEVKPKGLQKTKIKSTQKSLEESEVKESPGDLKMGLGEDTNPDLSLLSQSVENDYGARSDTDKDESVADHGHETTPTVEGDTRSCELSEREGGDVSEKTHMGVLWDVYRRKDVPKLTEYLRMHWKEFGKLNSETYNFVTWPLYDGTLFLNGYHKRKLKEEFGIEPWSFEQHLGQAVFIPAGCPFQVRNLQSTVQLGLDFLSPESLGEAVRLADEIRCLPNDHEAKLQVLEVGKISLYAASSAIKEIQKLVLDPKFGAELGFEDPNLTAAVSENLEKMIKRRQITCT, encoded by the exons ATGGATCAACCACGTTCCGGTAATGGTGAGGAAAATGTTGGGATTCCGGATGATTTGCGATGCAAGAGATCAGATGGAAAACAGTGGAGGTGTACCGCTATGTCTATGCCAGATAAAACCGTGTGTGAAAAACACTATATCCAGGCAAAGAAGAGAGCAGCTAATTCTGCAATGCGAGctaatttgaaaaaagccaagaGGAAATCGTTAGGTGAAACTGAAATTTACTTGGAGAGCAAGAGTGATGATTTTGATGTACCGCTTGCAAGCATGAAATCACAGGATAAAAAGTACATGGATAAGGCATCAAAAAATCATTTTCGCTATTCACCTGAGTCACCACCTACGAGGGGTTTATCCATGCGGAATCCTCCAAAACCAAATGATGAGAGAGACTTGGAACAGTACGAGGAAAGTTGGAGGTCTTATAAGTCACCACCTGTTTCTGCATTGGAATCATCCAGGAACAGACCACAGAGGAGTTTTGATGCTAATGCTATGACAGTATCG GAAGGCTCAGAATCCTCAGAAGAAACTGGTGGCCAAACTTGCCATCAGTGTCGGAGGAATGATAGGGACacagtcatttggtgcctcAGGTGTGATAGAAGAGGATACTGTGACAGCTGTATTTCAACATG GTACTCGGACATCCCATTAGAAGATATTCAGAGGTCTTGTCCTGCATGTCGTGGTACTTGTAATTGCAGAGTGTGCCTGCGTAGAGATAATTTGGTAAAG GTAAGGATAAGGGAGATCCCTGTTCTAGACAAGTTGCAATATCTCCACCGCCTGCTGTCTTCAGTACTTCCTATAGTTAAGCAAATCCATCAAGAACAGTGCTTTGAAGTAGAGCTCGAAAAAAAGCTTCGTG GAACCGATATAGATCTTGTCCGGACAAAATTGAATGCAGATGAGCAGATGTGCtg CAATTTCTGTAGGATTCCCATTATTGATTATCATTGGCACTGTTCCAATTGTGCATATGATGTATGCCTTCACTGTTGTCGAGATCTTCGAGAAGCATCTATGCCTGGCGTTGAAGGAGAAGTGGAAGATAACCAGATTAGTGAGAAAagtcaagaaaaagaaaccaagTTGCAGCAACCAAAACTGTCTAAAGTTAGACTAAATTTATCTGACAAGTTTTCTGACTGGAAAGCCAACAGTGATGGAAGTATTCCTTGCCCTCCAAAGGAGTATGGTGGCTGTGGTTATTCATCGTTGAATTTAAGCCGCATCTTTAAGATGAACTGGGTTGCAAAACTTGTCAAAAATGCAGAGGAGATGGTCAGTGGCTGTAGGGTTAATGACGCTGTCAGCGTAGAGAATTTTGGGCATGATGATCCAAGAATTTGCCAGTATGCTCATAGAGAGGAcaacaataattttttgtacTGCCCTTCATCTGAAGATCTTAAATCTGATGGAATTGACCATTTTAAAAGGCATTGGCTCAGTGGTGAGCCCATCATTGTTAAGCAGGTGTTTGATAGCTCATCAATTTCAAGCTGGGATCCGATGGTTATATGGAAAGGGATTCGGGAGACAGCAGATGAGAAATTGAAGGATGAGGACAGAATGGTGAAGGCCATAGATTTCTTTGACTGGTCTGAG GTCGATGTTGAACTTGGTCAGTTCATCAAAGGGTACTCCGAGGGACGAATTAATGAAAATGGTTGCccagaaatgttgaaattaAAGGACTGGCCTTCTCCCAGCGCATCTGAAGAGTTCTTATTATATCAGAGACCTGAATTTATCAGCAAACTGCCTTTACTTGAGTTTATTCACTCCAAGTTTGGTCTTTTAAATGTTGCTGCAAAATTGCCACACTATTCTTTGCAAAATGACGTTGGACCTAAGATTTTTATGTCTTATGGGACCTATGAGGAACTTAGTGGAGGCAACTCCGTGACTAATCTCCATTTCAATATGCGTGACATG GTATATCTGCTGGTGCATGCATGTGAGGTGAAGCCAAAAGGTTTGCAGAAGACAAAGATTAAGAGCACACAAAAATCCTTGGAGGAATCTGAAGTTAAAGAATCACCTGGGGATCTGAAAATGGGTTTGGGAGAAGATACGAATCCTGATCTATCACTTCTTAGTCAGAGTGTTGAGAATGATTATGGGGCAAGGTCGGATACAGATAAAGATGAGAGTGTGGCAGATCATGGGCATGAAACTACTCCAACTGTTGAAGGGGACACCAGAAGTTGTGAACTGTCAGAAAGAGAGGGTGGAGATGTCTCTGAAAAAACTCATATGGGAGTTCTTTGGGATGTTTACCGTCGGAAGGATGTTCCAAAGTTGACCGAGTATCTGAGAATGCATTGGAAAGAATTTGGGAAGCTCAACAGTGAAACATATAATTTT GTAACGTGGCCCCTTTATGATGGAACATTGTTCCTGAATGGgtatcataaaagaaaactgaaGGAAGAATTTG GAATTGAGCCATGGTCCTTTGAACAGCATTTGGGGCAAGCTGTTTTTATCCCTGCTGGATGCCCTTTTCAAGTCAGGAATCTTCAG TCAACTGTTCAGCTGGGTCTTGATTTCTTATCTCCTGAAAGCCTCGGTGAGGCTGTAAGACTAGCTGATGAAATCCGCTGTCTTCCAAATGACCATGAAGCAAAGCTGCAAGTGTTGGAG GTAGGAAAGATATCACTTTATGCAGCAAGTTCAGCTATTAAGGAGATTCAGAAATTGGTACTTGATCCAAA ATTCGGCGCAGAGCTTGGATTTGAAGATCCAAATTTGACTGCAGCAGTTTCTGAGAATTTGGAGAAAATGATTAAGCGAAGACAGATCACTTGTACTTGA
- the LOC109950018 gene encoding psbP domain-containing protein 7, chloroplastic, whose product MPTLPHYFHACKHVCFNQRCITIQSSGGNWKERPLADQFAPLESGFRRRLLVGLGSASLVVLGANFVGTTSFLLGLSPESSRSLKLDVLYPIGGYSRCIDTNEGFEFIYPASWVGDQTLLYRAAEKKEFERSLDPPPLNINTKSRANTGRRGNVSEPVVAFGPPATTGELNVSVIVSPVPLDFKIEAFGGPKEVGEAVVRTVTGSGKRPDVKGTLIRTNLREDSLRNIKYYELEFRVESPLFHRHNIAVCCARGGRLFTLNAQAPESAWPEVKSDFHRIAESFSLTS is encoded by the exons ATGCCGACATTGCCACACTACTTTCATGCATGCAAACATGTATGCTTCAACCAGAGATGCATCACCATACAATCCTCCGGCGGCAACTGGAAAGAAAGGCCTCTGGCAGACCAATTTGCACCGCTAGAGTCCGGCTTTAGGCGGCGGCTTCTTGTTGGTTTAGGGTCAGCTTCGTTGGTTGTCCTTGGTGCCAATTTTGTGGGAACCACAAGTTTTCTTCTGGGGTTGTCGCCAGAAAGTAGTAGGAGTCTCAAGCTGGATGTGCTTTATCCAATAGGAGGGTACAGCAGGTGCATTGACACAAATGAAGGATTTG AATTTATATACCCAGCAAGTTGGGTTGGAGATCAAACACTATTATATCGAGCAGCTGAGAAAAAGGAATTTGAAAGATCACTTGACCCTCCTCCTTTGAACATTAATACCAAATCCAGGGCTAATACTGGACGCCGTGGAAATGTTAGTGAACCTGTCGTGGCATTCGGCCCGCCGGCCACTACTGGCGAACTCAACGTTAGTGTCATTGTGTCCCCAGTTCCTCTTGATTTCAA AATTGAAGCATTCGGAGGACCAAAAGAGGTAGGGGAAGCTGTGGTTAGGACTGTCACGGGATCTGGCAAGCGCCCTGATGTGAAGGGAACTTTGATAAGAACAAATTTGAGAGAAGATAGTTTAAGAAATATCAAGTACTATGAGCTTGAATTCAGAGTTGAGAGCCCCTTGTTTCATCGGCATAACATCGCCGTCTGCTGTGCTCGTGGTGGTCGGTTATTTACTCTTAATGCTCAGGCACCGGAATCAGCATGGCCGGAGGTGAAGTCCGACTTCCATAGAATCGCAGAATCATTTAGTCTCACCTCTTGA
- the LOC18775531 gene encoding protein indeterminate-domain 2 — translation MSIITGSAAGSFSSGNTGGEEVQQQQQQELLNHANFHGSNSFLSTTPPNINSNGTQPKQPPQVKRKRNLPGTPDPSAEVVALSPKTLMATNRFVCEICKKGFQRDQNLQLHRRGHNLPWKLKQRTSTEIIKRVYVCPEPSCVHHDPSRALGDLTGIKKHFCRKHGEKKWKCDKCSKKYAVQSDWKAHSKTCGTREYKCDCGTIFSRRDSFITHRAFCDAIAEENNTANQGVLMSNNINNGAPILQGQVSNSDLISPSSINNSNKTTNNPSTRSSTTSDQFNHNFDTKIPLSLVPQQPLPMSSKPLNMLPRSLNNNNNNNTSSSSPSPLLFELSHGHGLIPSSSGHLSATELLQKAAQMGATMSSTSPSPSGTTITSMAPSTYGTTTTGGYNVNPFMQHRDHHNVNVSPQLENSFFGANNYAQMGMYGGLLFDPHQNNGLLKNMEQDNNGNSSKFGLRGTNVSGGDTLTVDFLGIGGSANVNRPEDFHGQQKQQHDQHQQQQQQQQDQLGFGGIDDDHLRMQRFN, via the exons ATGTCAATTATCACAGGTAGTGCGGCTGGGAGTTTCTCTTCAGGAAATACCGGTGGAGAAGAAGttcaacagcaacagcaacaagAGCTTTTAAATCATGCAAATTTTCATGGCTCAAACTCCTTCCTTTCAACAACACCACCAAATATCAATAGCAATGGTACTCAACCAAAGCAACCTCCCCAAgttaagaggaaaagaaaccTACCAGGAACTCCAG ACCCAAGTGCTGAAGTGGTTGCCTTATCACCAAAGACCCTCATGGCCACCAACCGATTTGTGTGCGAAATTTGCAAGAAGGGGTTCCAAAGGGACCAAAACCTGCAATTACACAGAAGAGGCCACAACTTGCCATGGAAGCTTAAGCAAAGAACGAGTACTGAAATCATAAAGCGGGTCTATGTATGCCCCGAACCCTCTTGCGTCCACCATGACCCGTCACGGGCACTCGGGGATCTTACCGGCATCAAGAAGCACTTCTGCCGGAAGCATGGTGAGAAAAAGTGGAAATGTGACAAATGCTCCAAGAAGTATGCGGTGCAATCGGACTGGAAAGCTCATTCAAAGACCTGTGGTACTAGAGAATACAAATGTGACTGTGGAACCATCTTCTCCAG AAGAGATAGTTTTATCACCCACAGAGCTTTCTGTGATGCCATAGCTGAAGAAAATAACACAGCAAACCAAGGAGTGTTAATGTCCAACAATATTAACAATGGAGCACCAATCTTACAAGGTCAAGTTTCCAACAGCGACCTCATCAGCCCTTCCTCCatcaacaacagcaacaaaaCCACCAACAATCCATCAACAAGATCAAGCACAACATCTGATCAATTCAACCATAATTTTGATACCAAAATCCCTTTATCCTTAGTGCCCCAACAACCTTTGCCAATGTCCTCAAAACCCTTAAACATGTTACCAAGAAGcctaaacaacaacaacaacaacaacacttcttcatcatcaccatcaccactgCTCTTCGAATTAAGTCACGGGCATGGCCTGATCCCTAGCTCATCAGGCCACTTGTCTGCCACGGAGCTGCTCCAGAAAGCTGCGCAAATGGGTGCAACCATGAGCAGCACTAGCCCTAGCCCTAGCGGTACAACAATCACAAGCATGGCACCCTCAACATATGGTACGACTACTACCGGTGGGTACAATGTGAACCCCTTCATGCAGCACAGAGATCATCATAATGTCAATGTTAGTCCACAATTAGAGAACTCGTTTTTTGGTGCTAATAATTATGCCCAAATGGGGATGTATGGCGGGCTTTTATTCGATCCTCATCAAAACAATGGCTTGTTGAAGAACATGGAGCAGGACAATAATGGAAATTCAAGTAAATTTGGATTGAGGGGTACTAATGTGAGTGGAGGGGATACGTTGacggttgactttttggggaTCGGAGGGTCAGCAAATGTCAATAGACCAGAAGATTTTCATGGTCAACAGAAACAGCAACATGACCagcatcagcagcagcagcagcagcagcaagacCAGTTGGGGTTCGGAGGAATTGATGATGATCACCTAAGAATGCAAAGGTTTAATTGA